One genomic region from Nostoc sphaeroides encodes:
- a CDS encoding CHAD domain-containing protein: MKLATQNTVKTLGDYAYQGIEKHFKKTLKWEKSVKKDEDPEALHQMRVGMRRLRTTVTSFGLAVDVPKPVSDKNIGKIARRLGNLRDLDVLKESLENDYKPNLPCKEQESLKTAFNALAKQRQDVLLSVQKTLKDECYKSLKDALDKWLEKPSYQPLASFTIQQILPDLLFPEVSNFLLHPGWLVGTKFVESEVIIQKDWKPEKIEKQLTTEGEIIHSLRKEAKRLRYQMELFSDLYGESYAAYLTEVKNIQEILGTMQDSAVLTDWLTDVFKSEIKTELPTLATLLTENRYQSWQKWQPLQERYLKVETKHSFHLTILHPLSGVLS, translated from the coding sequence ATGAAACTAGCCACACAAAACACGGTAAAAACTCTAGGGGACTACGCCTACCAAGGGATTGAAAAACACTTTAAAAAAACCTTGAAGTGGGAAAAATCAGTAAAGAAAGATGAAGATCCAGAAGCGTTACACCAAATGCGAGTGGGAATGCGTCGCTTACGAACAACTGTAACTAGCTTTGGGCTAGCGGTGGATGTACCAAAACCAGTCAGCGATAAAAATATTGGTAAAATAGCCCGTCGTCTTGGTAATTTGAGAGATTTAGACGTACTCAAAGAAAGTTTAGAAAACGATTACAAACCAAACTTACCGTGCAAAGAGCAAGAATCTCTAAAAACAGCTTTCAACGCTTTGGCAAAACAACGTCAAGATGTACTATTGAGTGTACAGAAAACGTTAAAAGATGAATGTTACAAGTCTTTAAAAGATGCATTAGACAAGTGGTTAGAGAAACCCAGTTATCAACCTTTGGCATCTTTTACAATTCAGCAAATACTACCAGATTTACTGTTCCCAGAAGTCAGTAACTTCTTACTACATCCAGGTTGGCTAGTTGGCACGAAATTTGTAGAATCAGAAGTGATAATCCAGAAAGACTGGAAACCAGAAAAGATAGAAAAACAATTAACAACAGAAGGCGAAATTATTCATAGTTTGCGAAAAGAAGCTAAACGTCTACGCTACCAGATGGAGTTATTTAGTGACTTATATGGTGAGTCTTACGCAGCTTATCTTACAGAAGTGAAAAATATCCAAGAAATTTTAGGTACGATGCAAGATAGTGCTGTCTTAACTGACTGGCTTACAGATGTCTTCAAGTCAGAAATTAAGACTGAGTTGCCTACCCTTGCTACTTTGTTAACTGAAAATCGTTACCAGTCGTGGCAGAAGTGGCAACCCTTGCAAGAACGGTATCTGAAAGTTGAAACTAAGCATAGCTTTCATTTAACAATACTGCACCCGCTTTCTGGAGTACTAAGTTAA
- a CDS encoding DUF3616 domain-containing protein, whose translation MPNSNLLNQVFLTFVDNFKEHREDLSALLLTHQKYLWLGSDETSTIERLSLVDTDKFTDHQQFRVAEFINLPAPEDQEIDIEGLAYTDDYLWFVGSHSYKRKKPKPDKTDAQNFKRLTKIESEPNRYLLGRIPLIDGKLFSSCPHPQNPDVQLSAAKLEVTNQGNLLLTALADDAHLGLFIKAGTAGKDNGFDIEGIGIYQNRIFLGLRGPVLRGWAVILEIELEDSSPGILKLRQIGEAKELYKKHFIWLNGLGIRDLCVDGNDLLILAGPTMDLDGPVQVYRWINGVNLRENVFSNPDFVQDIPYGNRQDHAEGMTLFQDVAGIPSLLVVYDSPATTRLVGDSGVIADVFKLG comes from the coding sequence ATGCCAAACTCAAATTTGCTTAATCAAGTTTTCTTAACTTTTGTAGATAACTTTAAAGAACATAGAGAAGACTTATCAGCGCTGCTCCTAACACACCAAAAATATTTATGGTTGGGGTCAGATGAAACCTCAACTATTGAACGTCTATCTTTGGTTGATACTGATAAATTTACAGATCATCAACAATTTAGGGTAGCAGAATTTATCAACTTACCTGCGCCAGAAGACCAAGAAATTGATATAGAAGGACTTGCTTACACAGATGATTACTTATGGTTTGTTGGTTCTCATAGTTACAAACGCAAAAAACCGAAACCTGATAAAACCGATGCACAAAACTTTAAAAGGCTGACCAAAATTGAATCAGAACCCAACCGTTACCTTTTAGGACGGATTCCTTTGATAGATGGTAAGTTATTCTCATCTTGCCCACATCCCCAAAACCCAGATGTGCAATTGAGTGCCGCTAAACTAGAGGTGACGAACCAAGGTAATTTGCTTCTTACTGCTTTAGCAGATGACGCCCATTTAGGCTTATTTATCAAGGCTGGAACTGCGGGAAAAGATAACGGCTTTGATATTGAAGGAATAGGCATTTATCAAAACCGGATTTTTTTGGGTTTGCGTGGCCCTGTATTGCGGGGTTGGGCTGTTATTCTGGAAATTGAGTTAGAAGATTCTAGCCCTGGAATTCTGAAACTACGGCAAATTGGAGAAGCGAAGGAGTTATATAAAAAGCATTTTATCTGGTTGAATGGTTTGGGAATTCGGGATTTGTGTGTAGATGGAAATGATTTGTTGATTTTAGCTGGGCCAACGATGGATTTAGATGGGCCCGTGCAAGTTTATCGCTGGATAAATGGCGTTAACTTGCGAGAAAATGTCTTTAGCAATCCAGATTTTGTCCAAGATATTCCCTATGGAAATCGGCAAGATCATGCTGAGGGAATGACGCTGTTTCAGGATGTTGCTGGCATACCTTCGCTATTGGTAGTTTATGACTCTCCAGCAACAACTAGACTGGTGGGTGATAGTGGTGTAATAGCGGATGTGTTTAAGCTAGGATAA
- a CDS encoding NIL domain-containing protein — protein sequence MKKRVTLTFPKRAVQMPVTYVLAKEFNVAANIIRAQVAPNQIGKLVVELLGDIDQLDAAIEWMRSRHVNVSHTLGEIAIDEDVCVHCGLCTGVCPTEALTLHPETYKLTFTRSRCIVCEQCIPTCPVQAISTNL from the coding sequence GTGAAAAAACGAGTAACCCTTACCTTCCCGAAACGCGCCGTACAAATGCCAGTCACTTACGTACTGGCCAAAGAGTTCAACGTTGCCGCCAATATTATCCGTGCCCAAGTTGCCCCAAATCAAATTGGCAAACTGGTAGTGGAACTATTGGGAGATATCGATCAATTAGATGCGGCGATCGAGTGGATGCGATCGCGCCATGTTAATGTTTCTCATACCTTAGGCGAAATTGCGATCGACGAGGATGTGTGTGTCCACTGTGGCTTGTGTACTGGGGTTTGTCCTACCGAAGCCCTTACCCTCCACCCAGAGACATACAAACTCACATTCACGCGATCGCGTTGTATCGTCTGCGAACAGTGTATCCCCACCTGTCCGGTACAAGCAATCTCCACTAACCTTTAA
- a CDS encoding ATP-binding protein: protein MKILVVEDDELNAYALTAVLTNQNYAVEVATDGDVAWDLIQTYDYDLILLDVMLPKLDGISLCRKIRSSGLQMPILLLTGRDSSHDKAIGLDAGADDYVVKPFDQEELIARIRALLRRQVVTSQPVLEYGQLRLDPSSCEVSYAGNLLPLTPKEFALLELFLRNNHRVFSCDMILEHLWSYQDTPQEEAVRTHIKGLRHKLKAVGANSDFVETVYGIGYRLKQLEEGVGNREQGENSSPLHPSPCPSASSPSQVPNLQSQQQALMAVAEIWQRFQGRVDEQVKVLEEAIAILNQNSLNAELLSLAAREAHTLAGSLGTFGLLLGSKLARNIELLLSSGQSLSKFEISNLASWVKLLRREIEGNDAAAISALPTPQVLTTVTQPPQNHPHAGAGGDEEVRGDEGAGEDREVNSPLSLNLQAINELELRVAERTAELITLNRQLQSQLDERQQTQEELRFSEARFARILDIADDAIISINGFQSITLFNQGAEKIFGYSAQEVIGQDLDVLLPQRFFQMHRQHVVDFGQSPNIARRMGERREIYGRRKDGTEFTAEASISKIDMVKEIFYTVILRDITERKQIERMKDEFVSVVSHELRTPLTSIHGSLGMLASGLLPTDSEQGKRLLQIATESTERLVRLINDILDIERIESGKAKMEPEICNIVDLIAQAVNVMQPLADKAGVTLSISALSGQVLADCDRIIQTLTNLLSNAIKFSSAGSTVWLGAQQQGDEVLLTVKDNGRGIPSDKLESIFERFQQVDSSDSRNHDGTGLGLAICKSIMQQHGGRIWVESVLGQGSTFYLTLPLFGTFQNPDLENSSNIRVNKS from the coding sequence ATGAAAATATTAGTTGTAGAAGATGACGAATTAAATGCTTATGCACTCACTGCCGTTTTGACTAACCAAAACTATGCGGTTGAAGTTGCCACTGATGGTGATGTAGCTTGGGATCTGATTCAAACTTACGATTATGATTTAATCCTCCTGGATGTAATGTTACCCAAGCTGGATGGCATTAGTCTTTGCCGTAAAATCCGGTCTAGTGGTCTGCAAATGCCAATATTGTTATTGACAGGGCGCGATAGTAGTCATGATAAAGCGATCGGGTTAGATGCAGGCGCAGATGACTATGTAGTTAAACCCTTTGACCAAGAGGAGTTAATTGCTCGGATTAGAGCGCTGTTGCGTCGCCAAGTTGTAACCTCGCAACCTGTGCTGGAGTATGGTCAGTTGCGACTAGACCCTAGTAGCTGTGAAGTTAGCTATGCTGGCAATCTGTTGCCACTTACCCCAAAAGAGTTTGCTCTGTTAGAACTATTCTTGCGAAATAATCACCGGGTGTTTAGCTGCGACATGATTTTAGAACATCTTTGGTCTTATCAAGATACTCCACAAGAAGAAGCTGTTCGCACTCATATCAAAGGGTTACGACACAAACTCAAAGCTGTAGGAGCTAACAGTGATTTTGTTGAAACAGTTTATGGTATCGGCTATCGTCTAAAACAACTGGAAGAGGGAGTAGGGAATAGGGAGCAGGGGGAAAATTCCTCTCCTCTGCACCCTTCACCCTGCCCCTCTGCCTCTTCTCCTTCCCAGGTTCCAAATCTGCAATCACAGCAGCAAGCATTAATGGCAGTTGCAGAAATTTGGCAACGATTTCAAGGGCGGGTGGATGAGCAGGTGAAGGTGCTAGAGGAAGCGATCGCAATTTTAAATCAAAATAGTTTAAATGCTGAATTGCTCTCCCTTGCAGCCAGAGAAGCGCATACCTTAGCAGGATCTTTAGGTACTTTTGGCTTGCTTCTTGGCTCAAAATTGGCACGCAATATCGAATTGCTACTGAGTTCTGGTCAAAGCTTGAGTAAATTTGAAATTAGCAACCTCGCAAGTTGGGTAAAGTTATTGCGTCGGGAAATTGAGGGAAACGACGCAGCAGCAATATCTGCATTACCAACGCCACAGGTATTAACAACGGTGACGCAACCGCCGCAAAATCACCCCCATGCAGGAGCAGGGGGAGATGAGGAAGTAAGGGGAGATGAGGGAGCAGGGGAAGATAGGGAAGTAAATTCTCCCTTATCTCTCAATTTACAAGCCATCAACGAACTGGAACTGAGGGTAGCAGAGCGCACTGCTGAGTTAATTACGCTGAATCGACAGTTGCAGTCACAACTAGATGAGCGTCAGCAGACACAGGAAGAACTACGATTCTCTGAAGCCCGATTTGCCCGGATTTTAGATATTGCTGATGATGCAATTATTTCCATCAATGGATTCCAAAGCATCACCTTATTTAATCAAGGAGCAGAAAAAATTTTCGGCTACTCTGCCCAAGAAGTGATTGGCCAGGATCTTGATGTACTCTTACCACAGCGCTTTTTCCAAATGCATCGTCAACATGTGGTTGACTTTGGTCAATCTCCCAATATTGCCCGCCGGATGGGAGAACGGCGTGAAATCTATGGTCGCCGCAAGGATGGTACTGAATTTACAGCAGAGGCTTCTATCTCTAAAATTGACATGGTTAAGGAAATATTTTATACAGTTATATTGCGGGATATCACAGAGCGTAAGCAAATTGAACGGATGAAAGATGAGTTTGTCTCCGTTGTTAGTCATGAACTCCGTACTCCTTTAACTTCGATTCATGGCTCTCTAGGAATGCTAGCCAGTGGTTTGCTACCCACAGACTCAGAGCAGGGAAAACGCCTGCTGCAAATTGCGACTGAAAGCACCGAACGCTTAGTACGCTTAATCAACGATATCTTAGACATCGAGCGGATTGAGTCGGGTAAGGCGAAGATGGAACCAGAAATCTGCAATATCGTTGATTTGATCGCTCAAGCAGTAAATGTCATGCAGCCTCTAGCTGACAAAGCTGGAGTGACGCTATCTATTTCTGCCTTATCCGGTCAAGTATTAGCAGATTGCGATCGCATTATCCAAACCTTGACCAATCTACTGAGTAACGCCATTAAATTTTCGTCTGCTGGATCTACGGTTTGGTTGGGGGCGCAACAACAAGGGGATGAAGTTTTGTTGACAGTCAAAGATAACGGACGCGGTATCCCATCTGACAAACTTGAGAGTATCTTTGAGCGCTTTCAACAAGTTGACTCCTCAGATTCACGCAACCATGATGGTACTGGTTTAGGTTTGGCAATTTGTAAGAGCATTATGCAACAGCACGGCGGACGCATCTGGGTTGAAAGTGTATTGGGGCAAGGTAGCACTTTTTACCTCACTCTGCCATTGTTTGGGACTTTTCAAAATCCTGATTTAGAAAACTCTTCAAACATTCGTGTAAATAAGAGTTGA
- a CDS encoding response regulator gives MTTKQILVVDNEQYIQEVAKICLETVAGWKVETASSGEEGIIKAGTYQPDTILLDVMMPDMDGIATFEKLQANPLTKAIPVILLTAKIQASDRRRYNQMGIISAIAKPFNPLELATEVAIALGWSLQ, from the coding sequence ATGACAACAAAGCAAATTCTAGTGGTTGATAACGAGCAGTATATTCAAGAAGTTGCCAAGATTTGCTTGGAAACAGTTGCAGGCTGGAAAGTTGAAACAGCGAGTTCTGGTGAAGAGGGCATAATAAAAGCCGGGACTTACCAACCAGATACGATTTTACTAGATGTGATGATGCCAGATATGGATGGTATTGCTACCTTTGAAAAGTTACAAGCTAATCCCTTAACCAAAGCGATTCCGGTGATTTTGTTAACTGCCAAAATCCAGGCTTCCGATCGCCGTCGCTATAACCAGATGGGAATAATTAGTGCGATCGCTAAACCATTCAATCCTCTAGAATTAGCGACTGAAGTAGCAATCGCGCTGGGCTGGAGTCTACAGTAA
- a CDS encoding actin-binding WH2 domain-containing protein has protein sequence MRHKEKFGIQQFGVLVNLLRDRQSFLEEIRQGVRLQNKISSLFVTSSIFFAIYGAIIGASNSWAQALSGAIKLPAFYLLTLIICFPTLFFFNVFFGSRSSIQQHFVVLLTSVSVISVLLFSLAPVTLFFLITTPDSYQFFKLLNVLIFGITGIFGVKFLYEGMQLLSQQDEVGKKTRTTILRSWLLLYAFVGMQLGWFLRPFFGAPDSKFELFRAVKGNFYLDIVAAISEILGLR, from the coding sequence ATGCGGCACAAGGAAAAGTTCGGGATTCAGCAATTTGGTGTTTTGGTTAATTTATTACGCGATCGCCAGTCATTCTTAGAAGAAATTCGTCAGGGAGTAAGATTACAAAATAAAATCAGTTCTCTATTTGTAACTAGTTCAATTTTCTTTGCTATCTATGGAGCAATTATCGGTGCATCTAACAGTTGGGCACAGGCATTATCTGGTGCTATCAAACTCCCAGCCTTTTATTTATTAACACTGATTATTTGTTTCCCGACTTTGTTCTTTTTTAATGTTTTCTTTGGTTCGCGGAGCAGTATTCAACAGCATTTCGTTGTATTGCTCACATCTGTATCAGTGATTAGTGTGCTTTTATTCAGTTTGGCACCAGTTACGCTATTTTTTCTGATCACTACACCCGATTCTTATCAATTTTTTAAACTGTTGAATGTATTAATTTTTGGTATTACAGGCATCTTTGGCGTTAAGTTCCTTTATGAAGGAATGCAATTACTTTCTCAACAAGATGAAGTAGGCAAAAAAACCCGCACCACTATTTTAAGATCCTGGTTATTACTTTATGCCTTTGTTGGTATGCAGTTAGGATGGTTCCTCAGACCGTTTTTTGGTGCGCCTGACTCTAAATTTGAGTTGTTTCGGGCAGTGAAAGGCAACTTTTATCTGGATATTGTAGCGGCGATTTCTGAAATTTTAGGTTTGCGTTAA